In Lepidochelys kempii isolate rLepKem1 chromosome 19, rLepKem1.hap2, whole genome shotgun sequence, the genomic stretch ATTAAACACTTGACTGGGCAGCTGAACCTAAATTTGGGGGGCAGATAATCCACCTGTAGATGTGTTGTGAGACACTAGACTACATAGTGTGGATCCTCAGGCTTGTGGACTCTGACTTCTGAGACATACTGCAATATTCAAATCTTACAAGATGAGTGGCAAtgttttaaatcaatggcaagatGTCTCTTTTCCCTTGAATAAGTAACAGGTCCTTATTCTTCAAATGTGGGATTGAAGTACCCTTCATGCTTCCTTTTATATAGCACCACCACTAACCAGAGCCTTGCCAAACATGCAAATAGATGGTGTCACACAGATACAATGTTTGACAACGTGGTTCCTATGTTCATATGAGCAGGGCACGGGTAGGAGCAGATGTGGAAACTTGATTACAACCCATCTTGCTATAAAATTATCACTTTATTTGCACATGTATAATCTCTTTTTAATCAACAACAATTCTGCATGCAGCATAAATAGCCTGTGTGTGTGGGTCTATACCACTCGTAGCCAAAGGCCATATATGCAAGGTGTACGCTTACACAGTCCTTGTATCTTAAAGAAAGTGATGCACTGTGGAGGCTCCAGAGGAATTTTCACATACAttaaaaaatgtcaatttttcaGCAGCCCATtgtattcagaaaaaaattactaCTGAATCAATGTTTGATAATTCTATTTCCTTCTGAATCCTCTGTGAATAGCAAATCATAGCATGACTCAGGCTCACATAAATTAATGGCTGTAGTAGCTAAAGGAGTCCTGTCCAATACCCCTGAAGAATAAACTTTAAAGCAATCCACAGAGGGTGGGCTAGGCACCCTCTGGACAAAATTGGTTTTGTCCTGTAAATACTTTTTCTGCAAAGGAGATCTGACATTCTCATAGAAGCACTGGTGAGAAATGACTCTGTATCCCTCTGAATCCTGGGTAAACAACTGTGTGGTAGGACTACTTTTACtgtccccctgctctcctgctgaacCAGCCATATTGTGAGAATTTCTTGTCCAAAAGTCAGCAAAATTTTGACTACTGTCTCTCAAAAGCTCTGTTTTAGCTTTTTGCCCCTGGGAGAGAGGACAATTGGTCTGCTGGCCTTCGTTACCCTTGGGAACAGGACTTATATTCTCAACCTCTGAGAAATCCATGAAAGAAATTCCACGAGGGGGCAGGTTTTTGCATCTCCTCCTACCTTGCTTCATCAGGTGTTTAGGTTTGAGACCCACTCTAGTTATCCCCCTCTTGGAGCACAAATGAGCCTCTTTCTCACCTACCCAATAACTCTCGCTCTTGCTTGAAATTATCCCATTTGCTACAGAAACACTTCCAGTGAATGAGTCAGCTGAATTCCTGTGAGCCAGAACCCTATTGCCCTCTGAATCCTGGGTGAAGTTTATGGAGACAGAGTCTTCTGTCTCACCAGCGGAGGTCCTTGCAATGGCTGTGCGCTCACTCCTGCCGTTAGCCTGTGCTTGTGGGAAGTTATAGTTCACCAGGGGAATGCTCAAGCCTTGTGTGTTTTGTACAAGCAGCTGGCTACACTCCTGAATGTTGTCCTCCTGAGGGCTCAAGGTTGGTGCCTGGACTTCCTCTAACTTAGCAGCTCCCGAGTTCTTCATAGAGGAGGCAGCCAAGAAATCAGAGCCTTTTCCTAGGTGTGTTTTATTTGACATAAGAGGATATGGCTTTAAGTTTTCTTCATCATCCTTTTCACCTGGAAAAAACAATGTATTTGAATAAGACAACACAGCTGATATGCAAGCTTTTCAAACTCAAGATGAGCGACCACACAATTATGCCTCTCCCATAACTCTACACTGTGCCCCACCCCTCCTTTAACTAATTTGGACATGACCAGACTCTCCCCTGTTTCACAACATCCTAATAGCTCTACCTCCTTGTAGAAATTAGTGAAATATGTGAAGCAAGAGGACAGTCAAGCAAGTTCTGCCTCTCATGAGGGAGAAGTGAAGTGACATCTGAGCAGTTCCAAGCTCCCCTTGGTGCTCTGTCTCTTCCTCAGGCCTCCCTCCCACGAAGAGTCAAATTCCAACTTGAGTAAAGCCATTCCACCTACCTTAAGTTCCCCTTACACTTTCAACAGGATGTGCCATTTAACAGTTATGTAATGCCTCTGCTTTCCACACCTAAAGTGGCTGCAGTGATTTTGAGGATACTGtatatttgtgaagtgctttacCAATGAATAGTGCAATAGAAATTAAGATTTAATAAATCTTCCTCTGATACAAAGTGGTGTGATTGATTAACTACTAGAAGATGCTCCACTTTTCTAAATTAGTGATGCACAAGGAATGTGGAAAACTGAACTGTAAAATTTTCCAGACACCTCATCATCTCTTTGAAGGGAGGAAAGAAACAACAGAATAAGTCTTCTGCTTTTGAAACCATTTGAAATAGTGTAATTTCTAAATCCTACCTCAAGATTCTAGCTTTTTCTCAATTTCAGAATAAAGAGTTAATATTTACACAGCAATAGAAAACTTTGTAGAAATTACTGCAGGGAAGTCTCTAAATCTTGCCATCGGAATCTATACTGAATGAAAGGATAGTGGCCTTCATGCAGTAAATCCACAGGGAGCAGGAAACAGCACAAAGCATAAGCAGAGGCTGAATGGCACTACTACAAGCCTGGCCCACTAGAGACAAATAAAAATCAGACTCACTCAGAgtagtgtgtgcatgtgtttaaaCAAATATCATGCAAGATTACTAGGCTCAGCTCCCCACAGGCCATTGTTGCGCTCGCTCCAACAGCCAGAGCACACAAATGTAAAAAGCACTTTTCATCATAAACTGAGCCATGGCTTAGCTCGCAGTCAGCGTTTCTGAGCTGAAATACCATGTTAGATAAAATTCAACGACACTAGATGGACCCAGTTGACTAAACCAATTAGAGATGTGTCCATAGTAGGAGTACACTCCTTCCCCTACCATTTCCTCTCAGCTTCAAGACTTCAGGGTTGACATGCTACCCTTCCCAAtaaaggtcctgatcctgtaGCCCTTCCATAGCACAATGCTCctgtttaaatcaatgggagtgttgcACAAACAGTGAATTGTAGCATCAGTTCCAAATTTATAAAAACACATGGGATGAATTTGGCACCTAATTCTTTTAGGTTAATCCCAGCCTTTAACATTAGTGGGGAATACAATCTGTCAAACGTGGGAATGGATCTGAATGGTCTTTGTTCACTTTGGGTCAGATTTACCCATCCCATGCTATTTAGCCTCTAATCTACTTTAGG encodes the following:
- the AUNIP gene encoding aurora kinase A- and ninein-interacting protein translates to MKCVRKRSTAEQFETCGIWLDTAKLKKSKIQTLVSKPTSNTPNPLLERNCNSHISVNFTQTRLSQPYTRQTTISSFFSIQPTGEKDDEENLKPYPLMSNKTHLGKGSDFLAASSMKNSGAAKLEEVQAPTLSPQEDNIQECSQLLVQNTQGLSIPLVNYNFPQAQANGRSERTAIARTSAGETEDSVSINFTQDSEGNRVLAHRNSADSFTGSVSVANGIISSKSESYWVGEKEAHLCSKRGITRVGLKPKHLMKQGRRRCKNLPPRGISFMDFSEVENISPVPKGNEGQQTNCPLSQGQKAKTELLRDSSQNFADFWTRNSHNMAGSAGEQGDSKSSPTTQLFTQDSEGYRVISHQCFYENVRSPLQKKYLQDKTNFVQRVPSPPSVDCFKVYSSGVLDRTPLATTAINLCEPESCYDLLFTEDSEGNRIIKH